A single Rattus rattus isolate New Zealand unplaced genomic scaffold, Rrattus_CSIRO_v1 PGA_scaffold_51, whole genome shotgun sequence DNA region contains:
- the LOC116889685 gene encoding elongation factor Tu-like: MAKEKFDRSKAHINVGTIGHIDHGKTTLTAAICTVSSKSGLAEARDYASIDKAPEERARGITINTAHVEYETDTRHYAHVDCPGHSDYIKNMITGAAQIDAAILVVSATDGAMPQTREHILLARQVGVERMVVFLNKCDMVPDVEMQDLVEMEVRDLLTSYGYDGANTPVVRGSALKALEGDAKYEASIKELLNYLDTYVPLPVREVDKPFLLSIEDVMTITGRGTVVTGRCERGTLKVNDEVEIVGLKDTTKAVVTGIEMFRKPLDEVISGDNAGILLRGVAKESVSRGQVLAKPGSITPHKKFEAQIYALKKEEGGRHTAFTKGYKPQFYFRTTDVTGTIDLKPGVDMIMPGDNSNILVELINAVAVEKGSKFSIREGGKTIGAGTVVEVIE; encoded by the coding sequence ATGGCAAAGGAAAAATTCGATCGTTCGAAGGCGCATATTAACGTTGGTACAATCGGTCACATTGACCATGGTAAAACCACATTAACTGCTGCCATTTGTACGGTTTCGTCTAAGTCCGGGTTGGCTGAGGCTAGGGACTATGCTTCCATCGACAAAGCTCCTGAGGAGAGGGCTAGGGGTATTACCATCAACACTGCCCATGTTGAGTACGAAACAGACACAAGACACTATGCACACGTTGACTGCCCAGGTCACTCTGACTACATTAAAAACATGATTACCGGCGCGGCCCAAATTGACGCAGCGATACTTGTTGTTTCGGCTACAGACGGTGCAATGCCTCAAACCAGAGAGCATATTCTTCTTGCAAGGCAAGTTGGTGTTGAGAGAATGGTTGTTTTCCTTAACAAGTGTGACATGGTTCCAGATGTTGAGATGCAGGATTTGGTTGAAATGGAGGTTAGGGATCTTCTGACTTCATATGGGTATGATGGAGCTAATACCCCTGTTGTTAGGGGTTCTGCTCTAAAAGCTCTTGAGGGAGATGCTAAATACGAGGCTTCTATTAAGGAACTGTTGAACTATCTTGACACTTATGTGCCGCTTCCGGTTAGAGAGGTGGATAAACCGTTCCTTCTTTCCATCGAAGATGTTATGACTATTACTGGTAGGGGTACAGTTGTTACAGGTAGATGTGAAAGGGGCACACTTAAAGTTAACGATGAAGTGGAAATTGTTGGACTTAAGGATACGACCAAGGCCGTTGTTACAGGGATTGAGATGTTCCGAAAGCCGCTTGATGAAGTAATTTCAGGGGATAACGCTGGAATTCTTCTAAGGGGTGTTGCTAAAGAGTCGGTTTCCAGAGGTCAAGTTCTTGCTAAACCCGGAAGCATAACACCTCACAAGAAGTTTGAAGCTCAAATTTATGCCCTTAAAAAAGAAGAGGGTGGTAGACACACAGCCTTCACTAAGGGTTATAAACCACAGTTTTATTTCAGAACAACCGACGTTACAGGAACTATAGATCTTAAACCAGGGGTGGATATGATCATGCCCGGGGACAACTCCAATATTCTGGTGGAATTGATTAATGCTGTTGCCGTTGAAAAGGGATCCAAGTTTTCCATTAGAGAGGGTGGTAAGACAATTGGTGCTGGTACAGTAGTTGAAGTCATCGAATAA